The Argentina anserina chromosome 3, drPotAnse1.1, whole genome shotgun sequence genome includes a region encoding these proteins:
- the LOC126788050 gene encoding uncharacterized protein LOC126788050 encodes MAGIAIVLDLLKKNPSLTTQCLHASGYFSAKAAASAAAAASVAAGAPYVYSSLFGGFGGSVAYCDAGATLSDDYISSLRSASFKLFPNEAVDFGTKDYTIELKPLYTAFHPKLLFLTTVRSFLIHFLPLLEPRANLESDDEDFLEDTEEEHGAKFVVPFKKSLWQIARELTTTTTRRILEKITVYYASKRMAWKLLKDLSKSAMRKAGRRMPTYLFFFSVSKTTMRGHCLAIAATWIVSVGIDVYCTFYGTINSNEEVDEIDTAQKLKLLGNRVWRTTLKGGGSLICCSVGAGIGATLFRPSTGQWVGCILGDAAGPFIVSFCLERSSNVEL; translated from the exons ATGGCGGGAATAGCTATAGTCTTGGATCTGCTCAAGAAAAACCCAAGTCTTACAACCCAGTGCCTCCACGCTTCTGGGTACTTCTCCGCTAAAGCTGCCGcttccgccgccgccgccgcctccgTCGCTGCCGGAGCTCCTTATGTTTACAGCTCCTTGTTTGG TGGTTTTGGGGGATCAGTTGCCTATTGTGATGCTGGAGCAACGTTGTCGGACGATTACATCTCTAGTTTACGAAGTGCATCCTTCAAGTTATTTCCGAATGAAGCTGTGGATTTTGGTACCAAGGATTACACCATCGAGTTAAAGCCTCTTTACACAGCTTTCCATCCGAAACTTTTGTTTTTGACGACTGTGAGGTCGTTTTTAATTCACTTCTTACCTCTTCTGGAGCCTCGTGCAAACTTGGAATCGGACGATGAGGACTTCTTGGAGGACACCGAAGAAGAACACGGTGCTAAATTTGTTGTTCCATTTAAAAAATCACTTTGGCAAATTGCTCGTGAG TTAACTACAACAACCACTAGACGGATTTTAGAAAAGATTACTGTTTATTACGCGTCAAAGAGAATGGCATGGAAACTTCTAAAAG ATCTCTCTAAGTCTGCCATGAGGAAAGCTGGAAGAAGAATGCCAACttatcttttcttcttcagtGTTAGCAAAACGACTATGAGAg GACACTGTCTAGCCATTGCAGCGACTTGGATAGTCTCAGTTGGCATCGATGTCTACTGCACTTTTTATGGAACTATAAACTCTAATGAAGAGGTTGATGAAATTGATACAGCACAAAAGCTTAAACTTCTTGGGAATAGGGTTTGGCGAACTACTCTCAAGGGTGGTGGCTCACTGATTTGTTGTTCAGTTGGGGCAGGTATCGGTGCCACTCTTTTCCGTCCATCAACTGGCCAGTGGGTTG GTTGTATTCTGGGAGATGCGGCAGGACCGTTTATTGTCTCGTTTTGCCTTGAGAGGTCTTCCAATGTAGAACTTTAG
- the LOC126787284 gene encoding uncharacterized protein LOC126787284, translating into MPKNTQTEFNILDSHGTKCHRWVSNIQITFVRKKFIAAIKPPKEKEDQASNVKAQVLMFLRRHMDKMLNNKWRSVCLLDFAKVHDYHQAILNLQADLNVCGKEKTGDDMIEKTLETFPESTNEIAHQYRLDYEAKRIKSFTYLMNFLKKKEHYHKIILNNNNLKLAGTKRVLEAN; encoded by the exons ATGCctaaaaatacacaaacaGAGTTCAACATCCTAGATTCTCATGGAACTAAGTGTCATCGATGGGTGTCCAACATTCAAATCACGTTCGTCAGAAAGAAGTTTATTGCTGCCATCAAAcctccaaaagaaaaagaggaccAAGCGTCTAATGTGAAAGCCCAGGTGCTGATGTTTCTCAGGCGCCATATGGACAAGATGCTCAACAACA AATGGAGATCTGTTTGTCTACTGGATTTTGCCAAGGTTCATGATTACCATCAGGCAATCTTAAATCTCCAAGCAGACTTAAATGTGTGTGGTAAGGAGAAAACTGGCGATGACATGATCGAGAAGACCCTAGAGACTTTCCCAGAATCTACAAATGAAATAGCTCACCAATATCGCCTTGATTATGAGGCCAAAAGAATCAAGAGTTTTACATATTTGATGAACTTTCTCAAAAAGAAGGAACATTATCATAAGATCattctcaacaacaacaatctaAAACTTGCAGGGACGAAAAGAGTTCTAGAAGCTAATTAG